In a genomic window of Camelina sativa cultivar DH55 unplaced genomic scaffold, Cs unpScaffold00551, whole genome shotgun sequence:
- the LOC109131572 gene encoding uncharacterized protein LOC109131572, with the protein MATSPKLSLNSGSKLPDPTMYRSVVGSLQYLAFTCPDISYSVNRLSQYMHMPTDEHWKAAKRILRYLNCTSSHGICLRRENPFQLHAYSDADWAGDTDDFVSTNAYIVYLGYNPMSWTSKKQRGVVRSSTEDEYRSVSNTSSEVMWVCSLLRELGVSLPQVPTRDTQVLTRFNKYFVANTS; encoded by the coding sequence ATGGCCACATCTCCAAAGCTCTCTCTTAACTCTGGTTCCAAGCTTCCGGATCCGACCATGTATAGAAGTGTTGTTGGTAGTTTACAATATCTTGCTTTTACATGCCCAGATATCTCCTATTCAGTGAATCGCTTATCCCAATACATGCATATGCCCACGGATGAGCACTGGAAGGCGGCCAAGCGGATACTCAGATATTTGAATTGTACATCTTCACATGGTATTTGTCTCAGGAGGGAGAATCCTTTTCAGCTTCATGCTTACTCGGATGCAGATTGGGCTGGAGATACTGATGATTTTGTCTCTACAAATGCATATATCGTTTATCTTGGTTACAATCCTATGTCATGGACGTCTAAGAAACAGCGAGGTGTCGTTCGTTCTTCTACCGAAGATGAATATAGGTCAGTTTCTAACACGTCCTCTGAAGTTATGTGGGTTTGTTCTTTGTTACGGGAGCTTGGTGTTTCATTACCTCAAGTACCTACAAGAGACACACAAGTTTTAACGAGGTTCAACAAATACTTTGTTGCAAATACTTCTTGA